The proteins below are encoded in one region of Toxoplasma gondii ME49 chromosome IV, whole genome shotgun sequence:
- a CDS encoding hypothetical protein (encoded by transcript TGME49_318760) has product MKNGMEGGRFTALGHSRGLSSAASGHGSASSTAASVHGDHPSHFSSLASVQTSGPLSSLPSRSEGARALPTRTTSLSGKSDRLHRLEQRLSGLHAGLEKQRQQRYQHLIEKLQHVEEDVADVSAAGNEAQSVFREELRKIEADLRERQSELETDLARREQQTQEMERRLTRMLQTEQEALREVETSLMNAFTEKTKALREEILQSGQLREEQEASLRHYCEVEIPRLRDGLQQEVRERENMERRILKHAAEEVERLNGQLAAEREARERHLQSLLSLFEEVVREVQRDIAREKEDREKMQEDLVHLMEQTIDRITTSI; this is encoded by the exons ATGAAGAACGGAATGGAAGGCGGCCGATTCACGGCTCTCGGGCACTCGAGGGGTCTCTCCTCGGCGGCTTCCGGTCACGGCTCTGCCAGCAGCACCGCCGCCAGTGTTCACGGAGACCATCCTTCGCACTTTTCTAGTCTCGCGTCTGTGCAGACGTCAGGCcccctttcgtctcttccctctcgaagtgaaggcgcgagagctctcccgacgaggacgacgagCCTCAGCGGCAAATCG GATAGACTCCACCGGCTGGAGCAAAGGCTCTCGGGTCTGCACGCAGGactggagaaacagaggcagcagcgcTACCAG CACCTCATTGAAAAACTGCAGCACGTGGAAGAAGATGTTGCAGACGTCAGCGCTGCAGGCAACGAAGCTCAGTCCGTCTTCCGAGAGGAGCTGAGAAAAATCGAAGCAGACTTGCGCGAGCGTCAGAGCGAACTCGAAACTGACTTGGCCCGCCGAGAGCAGCAGACTcaggagatggagagaag ACTGACGCGCATGCTGCAGACGGAGCAGGAGGCTTTACGAGAAGTTGAAACCTCCTTGATGAATGCGTTtacagagaagacaaaggctCTAAG AGAGGAAATTCTTCAGAGCGGCCAGCTGCGggaggagcaggaggcgTCGCTCCGACACTACTGCGAA GTCGAAATTCCCCGCCTCCGCGACGGCCTTCAGCAGGAAGTGCGGGAAAGGGAAAACATGGAGAGAAG AATTCTCAAGCATGCAGCGGAGGAGGTTGAGCGACTCAATGGGCAGCTTgccgcggagagagaagctcg TGAACGGCATCTgcagtctctgctgtctctgttcgaAGAGGTCGTCCGCGAGGTGCAACGCGATATCGCCCGGGAAAAGGAGGACCGAGAGAAAATGCAGGAAGATCTGGTCCACCTCATGGAGCAAACAATTGACCGCATCACAACATCTATATGA
- a CDS encoding deoxyribose-phosphate aldolase (encoded by transcript TGME49_318750), translating to MATEQIYKQFTSRTLLNFFEVAALTDGETNESVAAVCKIAAKDPAIVGVSVRPAFVRFIRQELVKSAPEVAGIKVCAAVNFPEGTGTPDTVSLEAVGALKDGADEIECLIDWRRMNENVADGESRIRLLVSEVKKVVGPKTLKVVLSGGELQGGDIISRAAVAALEGGADFLQTSSGLGATHATMFTVHLISIALREYMVRENERIRVEGINREGAAVRCIGIKIEVGDVHMAETADFLMQMIFENGPRSIVRDKFRVGGGFNLLKELRDCYESWDSVGVSPDTSP from the exons ATGGCGACAGAGCAAATTTACAAGCAATTCACGTCTCGTACACTCCTCAATTTCTTTGAAGTAGCGGCCCtcacagacggagagactAATGAGTCAGTCGCTGCAGTTTGCAAGATTGCCGCGAAAGATCCAGCGATTGTTGGCGTCTCCGTGAGGCCCGCCTTTGTCAGGTTTATCAGGCAAGAGTTGGTCAAGTCGGCCCCGGAGGTGGCAGGCATCAAAGTGTGCGCTGCCGTCAACTTCCCCGAAGGGACCGGAACGCCGGATACTGTTTCGCTGGAGGCTGTTGGAGCGTTGAAAGATGGGGCGGACGAGATCGAATGCCTCATAGATTGGAGGCGAATGAACGAGAACGTCGCTGATGGAGAGTCTCGTATTCGGCTCCTCGTTAGTGAGGTGAAAAAG GTCGTTGGTCCTAAAACGCTTAAAGTAGTTCTCAGTGGCGGAGAACTCCAAGGAGGCGATATTATCAGCAGGGCAGCCGTGGCTGCACTTGAAGGTGGCGCGGACTTCCTCCAAACATCGTCAGGATTGGGAGCCACCCACGCGACTATGTTTACAGTTCACTTGATTTCCATAGCGCTTCGCGAGTACATGGTCCGTGAAAACGAAAGGATCCGCGTCGAGGGCATCAATCGCGAAGGCGCCGCCGTGAGGTGCATAGGAATCAAGATTGAGGTTGGGGACGTACACATGGCGGAAACAGCCGATTTTCTGATGCAGATGATTTTCGAGAATGGGCCGAGGTCTATCGTTCGAGATAAATTCCGTGTTGGGGGAGGCTTCAATCTACTGAAAGAACTGAGAGACTGCTACGAGTCATGGGACTCCGTAGGAGTGTCTCCAGACACGAGCCCGTGA
- a CDS encoding hypothetical protein (encoded by transcript TGME49_318742): protein MQNLLWFCITCRLLETGSWIHIGENMESLIDARCLKGPEKRDRLHLNAPGVSLVVKIASDVPCPRKQHTVTFSIKAATFAARVLRLRDGCDTACAGDTVFCLPKLCAPASFGGFVASHERADTLRTPEDFSSLWFLQYGYKLPPEATKTIVKVSFGYLTLHYPVGCCWRSKLIELPHITSDIRRIIATKVFKSCSDLRVIGDASIRLLSMRQSLQVSAACLEHARNLLRTIEPNPDSDVSRARDTPWEREGEACYLENQSETDAFEKLNMKLEHRRQAPVVLPVRPPHHCLIERERPCYSVPLLPITEQLESFNILEGDHVLSNGSAFTKDDSVADSIAKRSRRILPPLGTYGVGNRTNYLPIDRAQNPLRRTTARTTDATGTNDMKSTSDAARKFPPGPTAHYTQERLAVDETSSRRKIPKGAKGVQCAQLNASVNRTKTPDVSRQSSTPSL, encoded by the exons ATGCAGAACCTACTTTGGTTCTGCATCACATGCAGACTTCTTGAAACGGGCTCATGGATACATATAGGAGAAAATATGGAGAGCCTCATTGATGCACGATGCCTGAAGGGaccggaaaagagagaccgTTTGCATTTGAATGCACCCGGCGTTTCGTTGGTAGTGAAGATCGCTTCTGACGTTCCTTGCCCACGCAAGCAGCACACAGTTACCTTTTCAATCAAAGCAGCTACGTTTGCTGCGAGagtccttcgcctccgcgATGGCTGTGACACTGCATGTGCGGGCGACACGGTCTTCTGCCTCCCAAAACTCTGTGCACCGGCAAGCTTCGGAGGATTCGTCGCTTCGCATGAGAGAGCCGATACGTTAAGAACACCGGAAGATTTTAGTTCTCTCTG GTTCTTGCAGTATGGATACAAGCTTCCTCCAGAGGCAACCAAAACAATCGTGAAGG TGTCCTTCGGCTACTTAACACTTCATTATCCAGTTG GATGTTGTTGGCGTTCGAAGCTTATCGAGCT GCCTCATATTACCAGCGACATCCGGCGGATCATTGCAACGAAAGTTTTCAAGTCATGTTCTGACCTGCGAGTAATTGGAGATGCATCAATCAGGCTACTTTCCATGCGCCAGTCGCTTCAAGTATCTGCGGCGTGTCTGGAGCATGCGAGAAATTTACTCCGAACCATAGAACCGAACCCAGACTCAGATGTGTCAAGGGCACGGGACACACCATGggaacgagaaggcgaagcatgTTATCTGGAAAATCAAAGTGAAACAGACGCTTTCGAGAAGCTTAATATGAAGCTGGAACATCGCCGACAGGCCCCCGTCGTTCTTCCAGTGCGGCCTCCGCACCACTGTCTTATTGAACGGGAGCGACCATGCTACAGTGTTCCTTTGCTTCCTATTACCGAACAACTGGAGAGTTTCAACATTTTGGAGGGCGATCATGTTCTGTCGAATGGCAGTGCCTTCACCAAAGACGATTCCGTAGCTGATTCAATCGCAAAACGGAGTCGGAGGATTCTGCCCCCCCTTGGAACATATGGCGTTGGAAACCGTACAAACTACCTTCCAATCGACCGCGCTCAAAACC CACTGCGACGAACGACGGCCAGGACAACCGACGCCACTGGGACCAATGACATGAAATCTACTAGCGATGCAGCTCGCAAGTTTCCACCCGGGCCGACAGCTCACTATACCCAGGAGCGCCTTGCTGTTGACGAAACATCTTCACGCCGCAAGATTCCGAAGGGTGCCAAAGGGGTGCAGTGTGCCCAACTAAACGCCTCCGTGAACAGGACA AAGACACCTGATGTTTCTCGCCAGTCCTCCACGCCCAGTTTATAA
- a CDS encoding hypothetical protein (encoded by transcript TGME49_318738) codes for MESHVKNNARVLLAHPTSVKRAISQSGCSSQCMQQKVSPTDDIGKGVTESCNKGVTYENGEPHYTSSVPQTKVFEALYEISFAGALVHRYLKIRFPERQGTECLVVLRDSVQVARLIILLGESRLMACPIDANTILMAHVKCGASTSMAEKVVTTMKKSFSVDLSTLVCRTLSC; via the exons ATGGAGTCACACGTTAAAAACAACGCTCGCGTTCTGCTTGCCCATCCGACTTCAGTAAAGCGAGCAATTTCGCAGTCAGGCTGCTCTTCtcaatgcatgcagcaaaaAGTTTCACCGACAGATGATATCGGCAAAGGTGTTACAGAAA GTTGTAATAAAGGGGTGACATACGAAAATGGAGAACCACATTACACCTCTTCCGTGCCCCAAACGAAGGTGTTCGAAGCACTGTATGAAATATCCTTCGCAGGAGCGTTAGTTCACAGATACTTGAAGATTCGTTTCCCGGAAAG GCAGGGCACCGAATGTCTTGTGGTACTTCGAGATTCCGTGCAGGTTGCAAGGTTAATCATC CTCCTGGGGGAGTCCAGGCTCATGGCTTGCCCTATAGATGCAAACACAATTCTGATGGCGCATGTGAAGTGCGGTGCTTCCACCTCGATGGCAGAAAAGGTGGTGACAACGATGAAGAAGTCATTTTCCGTTGACCTGTCCACGTTAGTATGTCGGACGTTGTCGTGCTAG
- a CDS encoding glycosyl transferase (encoded by transcript TGME49_318730~Signal peptide predicted by SignalP 2.0 HMM (probability 0.905) with cleavage site probability 0.284 at residue 36~Predicted trans-membrane domain (TMHMM2.0):20-43), with protein MRVMTPPSAPHPRASPWWASCLWAALQIILFLVGICWVAVNVGFLSDYYFKGSDFSSPSLNNNSDASRQPPRAARDVQEGVSSFEESGGAQLPPRVHALEVLEGAGPGRLHGRLGIKPDGQPGYTRAPSPPTDLSMPQALARGGGFNLYLSDHLELDRTAPDARHASCRQLHYDLSTLPKASVIIVFYNEPFSTLMRSVHSVLNGTPPQILEELILVDDGSTLPYIREDGNQQLVEYLKLLPAKVRLIRNEVRKGIVGARMKGIRASRAPIFAILDSHIEVSPQWLEPLLLRIKEDGRRVVMPQIDGIDAETFKHIAGGIGCKLGFLWKLMEHSYEGHQTARLPPEERQPSPTDFQTSPAMAGGLFAANKAFFFDVGAYDEDFQFWGTENLELSFRLWQCGGVLECAPCSRVYHIFRKGGSGYSSPGDSITINKMRTMLWMDEYADLAWRVIGKPRVNYRPESLEKRREWRKRKGCKSFRWFMENVFPEGDVVTLDDVPYLGPLRNDKIGMCLDNMGWASPGHAVGLEYCHGGDTQTFMFFRKVGHVMPVNDDEACLQPSGRLDWCRGTAQFWWDFTSSGQLMFRETKQCLSAFGRKLRMVECDDTDPYQIWSWTAYNPPDTFTFPSVSRSIRSG; from the exons ATGAGGGTTATGACGCCTCCGTCGGCGCCTCACCCGCGCGCATCGCCGTGGTGGGCGAGTTGCCTCTGGGCGGCCCTCCAGATCATTCTTTTTTTGGTCGGCATATGCTGGGTGGCAGTGAATGTCGGGTTTCTCTCTGATTATTACTTCAAAGGTTCAGATTTCTCGTCACCATCGCTCAACAACAACAGCGATGCTTCTCGCCAACCGCCGCGCGCCGCCAGAGATGTGCAGGAAGGCGTGTCGTCGTTTGAAGAATCCGGAGGGGCGCAGCTCCCGCCGCGTGTGCACGCACTTGAGGTTCTTGAGGGAGCTGGCCCCGGCCGACTTCACGGGAGGCTCGGAATCAAACCTGATGGCCAGCCGGGCTACACACGGGCACCCTCGCCTCCTACA GATCTGAGCATGCCCCAAGCACTGGCTCGCGGGGGAGGCTTCAATCTGTATCTGTCTGACCATCTGGAGCTGGACCGCACGGCGCCTGACGCGCGGCACGCGTCCTGTCGGCAGCTACACTACGACCTCTCGACGCTGCCGAAGGCATCAGTGATTATCGTGTTTTACAACGAGCCATTTTCGACGTTGATGCGGTCCGTCCACAGCGTTCTGAACGGGACTCCTCCGCAGATTCTGGAGGAGCTGATTCTCGTCGACGATGGCAGCACGTTGCCGTACATCCGGGAAGACGGCAACCAACAGTTGGTGGAGTACCTTAAGCTGCTTCCGGCGAAGGTGCGGCTCATCCGCAACGAGGTGCGCAAAGGGATTGTCGGTGCACGGATGAAGGGGATTCGCGCGAGTCGCGCGCCGATCTTCGCTATCCTCGACAGCCACATCGAGGTGAGTCCTCAGTGGCTGgagccgctgctgctgcggaTCAAGGAAGACGGCCGGCGCGTGGTGATGCCGCAGATCGATGGAATCGACGCGGAAACCTTCAAGCACATCGCCGGCGGGATAGGCTGCAAGCTGGGGTTTCTCTGGAAGCTGATGGAGCACTCGTACGAGGGCCACCAGACCGCGCGACTGCCGCCGGAGGAACGCCAACCGTCTCCGACCGACTTTCAGACGTCGCCGGCGATGGCCGGGGGTCTTTTTGCAGCGAACAAGGCGTTCTTCTTTGACGTCGGAGCCTACGATGAAGACTTCCAGTTCTGGGGAACAGAAAACTTAGAACTGAGTTTCCGCCTCTGGCAGTGCGGCGGCGTCCTGGAGTGCGCTCCTTGCTCTCGCGTCTACCACATCTTTCGAAAAGGCGGCTCCGGCTACAGCAGTCCAGGCGACTCCATCACCATCAACAAGATGCGGACGATGCTGTGGATGGACGAGTATGCCGACCTCGCCTGGCGAGTCATTGGGAAACCCAGAGTCAACTACCGGCCCGAGAGCCttgaaaaacgcagagagtggagaaagaggaagggatGTAAAAGCTTCCGCTGGTTCATGGAAAACGTCTTTCCCGAGGGAGATGTCGTCACTCTCGACGACGTCCCGTACCTTG GCCCTTTGAGAAATGACAAGATAGGCATGTGTTTGGACAACATGGGCTGGGCCTCTCCCGGACATGCTGTTGGCCTCGAGTATTGCCACGGGGGCGACACTCAGACATTTATGTTTTTTAG gAAGGTAGGACACGTAATGCCAGTTAATGATGACGAGGCTTGCTTGCAGCCGTCAGGAAGACTGGACTGGTGTCGAGGAACGGCCCAATTCTG GTGGGACTTCACATCGAGTGGCCAACTGATGTTTCGCGAAACAAAGCAGTGCCTCTCAGCCTTTGGCAGAAAACTCAGGATGGTCGAGTGCGATGACACTGATCCTTACCAG ATCTGGTCGTGGACGGCCTACAATCCACCCGATACATTCACGTTTCCGTCGGTTAGCAGATCAATCCGAAGTGGCTAA
- a CDS encoding pyridoxal phosphate enzyme, YggS family protein (encoded by transcript TGME49_318720) yields the protein MHDIHDSDVRGVLCGWPLLGRLPENKAFVILLFSRAFSRLNASEFACFSRVVARFSQRSSLSSPHRMFSKRAFGPTLPRTLDRNLVSSFSFPFRPYFVSPSSPSPPSKSSLSFSSRFPCSSSPAFFSCSRHRSFASFHSPCPFPSLFWASSWPPSGQDEALRSLPACSSAAREEKRGTRTKRDLSFLPRDFSISLQEEEMAFDASSLDLLIRENLKRVREEILTLSVRRSVAPSAVNDKGNDAKTDSACSSLPSWSSCEGALRETEGCVRLLAVSKYQPASAVAAAALAGQRHFGENYVQELVEKATQLCHLDLKWHMIGHLQSNKAKQLLMGCPQLYAVETVDSKKLAKTLNDAVATVLSQRNGAPLRVLVQVNASDEASKSGVRLHSVDGNRGETETPCGDSEVRELVEYIVDSCPHLRFSGLMTIGHPDPERTSGTFAKMATLRLDLLKLPHVRQVFMSRTESAGEREAYDRSERKSSNTSEAARNTRNKAEEARPLHAAFDRDDLFELSMGMSGDMAEAIIHGSTEVRIGTAIFGSRPLQPKSRS from the exons ATGCATGATATCCACGACAGCGATGTTCGAGGCGTATTATGTGGATGGCCTCTTCTTGGGAGGCTGCCAGAGAACAAAGCTTTCGTGattttgctcttctctcgggcTTTCTCTCGCTTAAACGCGAGCGAattcgcctgcttctcgcgaGTTGTGGCTCGTTTTTCTCAACGCAGCAGCCTTTCCTCCCCACATCGAATGTTTTCTAAACGCGCCTTCGGTCCCACTCTTCCTCGTACGCTAGATAGAAacctcgtttcttccttttccttccctttccGCCCGTATTTTGTCTCCCCCTCCTCGCCGTCCCCGCCCTCTAAATCTTCATTATCCTTCTCGTCGCGCTTTCCTTGCAGTTCGTCTCCCgcattcttctcttgttcccGTCATCgttctttcgcctcctttcATTCGCCCtgtccgtttccttctctcttctgggcTTCCTCTTGGCCACCCTCTGGCCAGGACGAGGCGCTCCGGTCTCTGCCGGCCTGCAGTTCCGCCGCAAGGGAGGAAAAGCGGGGAACGAGAACGAAGCGCGACCTGAGTTTTCTTCCGCGAGActtttccatctctctccaggaagaagagatggCATTCGACGCCTCTTCCCTCGACTTGCTCATTCGAGAGAATCTGAAGAGGGTGCGAGAGGAAATCCTCACGCTCTCTGTTCGCCGCAGTGTCGCGCCTTCCGCAGTCAATGACAAGGGCAACGACGCGAAAACTGACTctgcctgttcttctcttccctcttggTCTTCCTGTGAGGGAGCTCTgcgagagacggagggcTGTGTGCGGCTACTGGCCGTAAGCAAATACCAGCCCGCGAGCGCCGTCGCGGCCGCGGCGCTGGCCGGGCAGAGGCACTTTGGCGAGAACTACGTTCAAGAGTtggtggagaaggcgacgcagctCTGCCATCTGGACTTGAAGTGGCACATGATCG GGCATCTACAGTCGAACAAGGCCAAGCAGCTCCTCATGGGCTGCCCCCAACTGTACGCCGTAGAAACTGTCGATTCGAAGAAGCTGGCCAAAACACTCAACGACGCGGTTGCCACCGTCCTCTCTCAGCGAAATGGCGCGCCCCTGAGAGTCCTTGTTCAG GTGAACGCGTCCGATGAAGCGAGCAAAAGCGGCGTGAGACTCCACTCTGTTGATGGCAACCGAGGTGAAA CGGAGACTCCGTGCGGCGACAGCGAAGTCAGAGAGCTGGTCGAGTACATCGTCGATTCTTGTCCGCACCTTCGGTTCTCTGGACTGATGACAATCGG CCACCCCGACCCGGAACGAACATCTGGGACATTCGCAAAGATGGCAACACTGCGCCTGGACCTGCTCAAACTCCCCCACGTCCGACAAGTGTTTATGAGTCGCACAG AGAGTgcgggcgagagagaagcgtaCGATCGCAGTGAAAGGAAGTCCAGCAACACGTCGGAGGCAGCGAGGAACACACGAAAcaaagcggaagaagcaaggccactgcatgcagcgttcGACAGAGATGACCTGTTCGAACTGAGCATGGGAATGAGTGGAGACATGGCGGAAGCCATCATACACGGAAGCACAGAGGTGCGAATTGGCACCGCAATCTTCGGGTCTCGGCCACTCCAGCCAAAAAGCCGTTCCTGA